The window ATTTCTTTTTTGATTTATCGGCAACCGCACCTAACTCCTTCTTTATCCGCTCAAAAGGAACATAGTTCGAAAAATCACGACTTTTGATATCCCTTTCTGCCTCGGCAATAGTTTTATCTAAATCCGGAAAAATTCGCAGAACCTCCATCGTTTCCATGAATGACTCATATTCTTCGGCGGACATAAGAACCACCTTGGGCTTGCCGTTTTCGGTCAAGGTGTATTGTTTACCTGGTTTTTGAACCTCCTTTGCAATCTCAAAAATCCGCTTACGGCCATCAGAGATTGAGATAGTGCTATTGCTGTCCATAATGTTTGTAGTCTGTACTTATGTACATAATAATGTACATATCGCTTTCTTGTCAAGCCTGTGGTGAGTTTGCCTGCCCTGACTTGTCCTGAGCTTGCCGAAGGAGAGCCTGCTGCGCCCTCCCGAAGCTTTATGCGGAGGAGGGTTTTGTGGAAAATATGAGCAAAATTCAAATCCAGAGCTTCGCGATGTATATTGCGAACTTTAAGATCCTTCCGCACTAAGGAACGCGAGCAGATCCGCGTTGACGGGGGTAGGATGACAGAACTCCTGCTTTGATAATATAATTAAGCCAATGAACCGAAAAGGATTTGCGCCGATAGTTTTATTAATAATAATCGGGATTTTAGCAATGGCCGGGGGAGTATATTATTTTGGGCAGAAACCCGCCTCTCTGAATTTAGAATCCGGCAATATAGGACCATCTGGCGCGAAAGAAAATACAACTACACAGATTAATTCAGCTAGCTCCGACGAAATATCAATCACCGCTCCGGGAATTGAAGTTGGATCTTCGACTGAATCGAATCCCGATTTTTGTCCTCTCATCAAAGGGGCGCCTTTCTATTCCGTAGAAAGGCGCGAAATGATTACTAGTCCGTCGGATTCCGGATATTCCTATATCAGATTTGATCCCGATGGTTCCTTTAGTTGGTTTCATAACGGTATCTCTAGCCAGGGCGGGGGTTATTATTGTGAAGCTACCAATGGGGCGGTAGAATTGGGAGCTCAAATTTCCGGACGAACCGTTTTGGGAGTATTCGATTCCAAGACTCTTATTCTGACCTGGGATGGTGTTAAATATCGTGTGAGATAGCTCTGCGTAATTCATCCTGACGAAAATCGCTCGTTTCGCAATGTAACTCCCCCGCCATGGCATCCACTATTATTTTTGCGCGCCGTAAAGATGCTTGAAGGTCTAACTTCAAAGCAGTATAGTTTTCACATGCAGACAATTATGGATACTATCGGCAACACTCCTCTCGTCCGCCTGCAATACATGAGTCCGAACCCGGCCGTTTCCATTCTTGCAAAGCTGGAATATTTTAATCCCACCGGAAGCATCAAAGACCGCATTGTTTTTCATATCATCAAGGATGCGGAGGCCCGTGGCTTACTCAAGCCGGGCGGCACCATCATTGAGGCCACCTCCGGGAATACCGGCGCCGCGGCCGCTATGATCGGGAGCGTGAAGGGCTATCGTGTCATTTTAACGATGCCCGACAAGGTAAGCAGTGAGAAACAAAAAAATCTTCTCGCGTTCGGAGCCGAGATACACTTGGCGCCGACCTCCGCGCCGCCGGATTCGCCGGAGCATTACGTGAGCGTGGCGAAGCGCCTCGCCTCGGAGATTCCGGGCAGTTTTCGCATAAACCAGTATGACAATCCGCTAAATCCCGAAGCGCATTATCTTACGACGGGACCCGAGATATGGCGGCAATCAGGCGGCAGAATCGACTATCTCGTCGTCGGAGGAAGTACGGGAGGCACGATAAGCGGAACAGCCCGGTATTTGAAAGAGCAAGACAAAAATGTGCGCGTAGTGCTCGCTGACCCGATCGGTTCAATCTACTACGATTATTTTAAGAGCGGTAAAAAAACCGTGGGCAAGGGTTCCGTGTACCGTGTCGAGGGCGTAGGCGAAGATCATATTACGAAAGCATTTGATTGGTCGCTCGTGGATGACGTCATACAATACTCGGACGCGGAAGCATTTCAAACCGCTCGGCTTCTCGCGCGAAAGGAAGGAATTTTTGTGGGTGGTTCCGCTGGCGGAAGCATGTGGGCCGCGCTACGGGTTGCCCAACAGGCGAAGGACGGAGCTGTTATAGTGACCATCATGCCTGATGGCGGACTCAAGTATCTTAGTAAGATTTATGATGATGAATGGCTCAAGAGCCAGGGAATGAGCCCTTAGAACGTTCCGGTTGTCGGAACGTTTTTTTATTTGCGAATAAAAAAGCCGCCCTGCGTGGCGGCTAATACTCCCTGCCCTTTTCCTTCTTGCTGAAAACGAAAAACGCTTCATAGCTTTCGGAATATCCTGGTTTGTCATATTCGACGCGCCATCCGGCCTTCCGATAGGCACCTTCAACATCCAGCCAATGCTTTTCATATGCTTCTGTAATGTCGACGCCTCTTGCTTCCAGCAACGCAGTAACTTCCTTCTGCCTAATGGTTGCCGAATATCCGATGAATTTGCTCACGATCAGTTCATTAAAGGCTTCGAAGACGATATCCGGGATGATTGCCTGTTTCGCCTTCGCCACTTCGCTGGTCTTGATTGGATGGACATTGCCCATAACCCCTCCTTTTTCAAAGAAACCGCTATTATCATATATTCGTTCTTCTCTCTCGTCAGAAAACTTGAAAATATGTACTAAATATTGTACACTTTAAATATGGCAAAGAACGACCTTGGCCGCGTGTTCAAAAGGCTGGGCCTGAGCAAGCATGCCTATCC of the bacterium genome contains:
- a CDS encoding type II toxin-antitoxin system Phd/YefM family antitoxin: MDSNSTISISDGRKRIFEIAKEVQKPGKQYTLTENGKPKVVLMSAEEYESFMETMEVLRIFPDLDKTIAEAERDIKSRDFSNYVPFERIKKELGAVADKSKKKYGVQARNRKSR
- a CDS encoding cysteine synthase family protein, which translates into the protein MQTIMDTIGNTPLVRLQYMSPNPAVSILAKLEYFNPTGSIKDRIVFHIIKDAEARGLLKPGGTIIEATSGNTGAAAAMIGSVKGYRVILTMPDKVSSEKQKNLLAFGAEIHLAPTSAPPDSPEHYVSVAKRLASEIPGSFRINQYDNPLNPEAHYLTTGPEIWRQSGGRIDYLVVGGSTGGTISGTARYLKEQDKNVRVVLADPIGSIYYDYFKSGKKTVGKGSVYRVEGVGEDHITKAFDWSLVDDVIQYSDAEAFQTARLLARKEGIFVGGSAGGSMWAALRVAQQAKDGAVIVTIMPDGGLKYLSKIYDDEWLKSQGMSP